The region TTCCCACGCATTGATAATCTCTTTTGCATAGGGATTGTCAATATGATATTCTTGATTATAAATAAGCTGTCTGCGCTTAGCAATAATACGTGCTTCTACACTATCACTTAGTGCATTGAGAGCATTAATGCGAGATAACATCGTATCTAGCCCTTCTTGCTCTCTAAAAGTGTTGTAATTAATGCCTTCTAATGTTATTCCTGCCACAAAATTTTCAGTTTTTGTAATAAGAAACCTTTCATCATAAAGCCCTAGTATATTATTTTCTTCGCACATTGAATAGCTATTTGGAACTGCGCTAAAGATAAAATTGCTTATATATTGCTTGAATGTTTCAGTGAGATTCATCAGCTATTCTTTCAAGCATAGTAAGTGCCAATACCTGTTTTTAACTGCAGTGTATTGAGCGCAATATCTACAATGTCGTCATCAAAAAATTCGATAATGTAAAAAAATGTGATGGCAACAATAAATAGCACCAATGTATATAGCCCTAAAAAAGAGTTGAGTGCCAAACTTCCTATAGCTGATATAGCCCACGACTTGATATTGAGTCTTAAAAATTTCTCTTTTTTCGTTAATTCGCGGATATTTTCTGTCGTTACTTGATATACATTTAGCATAATTTTAAACCTAATTGCTAAAGAAGGTATTTGCGATGGTATCAGCATTCATAATGATAAGAGTTGCTGCAATAATACCTATACAAGTGAGGAATATCTCTTTCCATCTATCAAGATTCTTCATAAAGTAAATGCCAACTGCAATGATGATGATTGTGCCTATGGCTTTAAGTCCTGTTGAAAGCCAATTTGTAATTTTGCTCACCATTGTTTGCAAATCAGCAGCACAAGCAAAATCAGGGAATAAAAACAATATTCCTATAACTACAAATAAAATATTATGCGACTTTGCTATTTTCATTGCAATCCCCCTTAAAAGTAAGTTTTTGAAGTGCTTTTTTGATTTTTGAGCGCATAATTTGTTGGTGGAATGGGTGTTCTATTGGTGGTGGCGATTCTTTAACCAAAGCTTCATAGTTAATTGTAATGCTTATGTTGGGACAATCTAGACTTT is a window of Helicobacter jaachi DNA encoding:
- a CDS encoding TrbC/VirB2 family protein, which gives rise to MKIAKSHNILFVVIGILFLFPDFACAADLQTMVSKITNWLSTGLKAIGTIIIIAVGIYFMKNLDRWKEIFLTCIGIIAATLIIMNADTIANTFFSN